The following are from one region of the Archangium lipolyticum genome:
- a CDS encoding cytochrome P450: MHHAADMQTPPRVPGLPLLGTLPELLIRKLDYVSELRERHGDIFTLDLKVGEVVLLCHPRHAQHVFVDRARSYGKSGPVFDSLRTLLGNGLAMSEGDFWMRQRRMMQPAFHHQRLAALTQKMVEAIDECLAGWEAAAARGEPFDIARAFNRVTMNVMVRTMFGTGLEPGETERVASALVYVIDFILLGFATQALPAWVPVPGRARYREALRTIDETVFSVIERARRNTDGEATLLSLLLDMVDEESGERMNQRELRDEAVTLFLAGYETTSVAMAWAIHSLTQQPHLFQRLQAEVERAVGTRVPGFADLTPLAWCRNVAQEALRLYPPVFWLARKTVEEDVIDGFRIPAGTSMGLMLHHIHRHPEAWEAPERFDPDRFTPERSAGRHKHAWVPFGAGQRQCIGKEFALMEAQLILTRLAQRFHVEAVPGRVAELLLSTTLRAKSGVWVKLTRR, translated from the coding sequence TTGCACCATGCCGCCGACATGCAGACACCACCCCGCGTCCCAGGCCTCCCTCTGCTGGGGACCCTGCCGGAGCTGCTGATCCGGAAGCTCGATTACGTCTCCGAGCTGCGCGAGCGGCACGGAGACATCTTCACGCTCGACCTGAAGGTCGGTGAGGTGGTGTTGCTCTGCCACCCGCGCCACGCCCAGCACGTCTTCGTGGACCGGGCGCGCAGCTACGGCAAGAGCGGTCCCGTGTTCGACTCCCTGCGCACCCTGCTGGGCAACGGGCTGGCCATGAGCGAGGGGGACTTCTGGATGCGCCAGCGGAGGATGATGCAGCCGGCCTTCCATCACCAGCGTCTCGCGGCCCTGACGCAGAAGATGGTGGAGGCCATCGACGAGTGCCTGGCGGGCTGGGAGGCCGCCGCCGCGCGGGGCGAGCCCTTCGACATCGCCCGGGCCTTCAACCGCGTGACGATGAACGTGATGGTGCGCACCATGTTCGGCACGGGGCTGGAGCCCGGCGAGACGGAGCGCGTGGCGAGCGCGCTCGTCTACGTCATCGACTTCATCCTGCTCGGCTTCGCGACCCAGGCCCTGCCCGCCTGGGTGCCCGTGCCCGGCCGCGCCCGCTACCGGGAGGCCTTGCGCACCATCGACGAAACGGTGTTCAGCGTCATCGAGCGGGCGCGCCGGAACACGGACGGAGAGGCCACCCTGCTCTCCCTGCTGCTGGACATGGTGGACGAGGAGTCCGGCGAGCGGATGAACCAGCGGGAGCTGCGCGACGAGGCGGTGACGCTCTTCCTCGCCGGCTACGAGACGACGTCGGTGGCCATGGCCTGGGCCATCCACTCCCTCACCCAGCAGCCGCACCTCTTCCAGCGGCTCCAGGCCGAGGTGGAGCGCGCGGTGGGCACGCGCGTGCCCGGGTTCGCGGACCTGACGCCGCTCGCCTGGTGCCGCAACGTGGCGCAGGAGGCGCTGCGGCTCTACCCGCCGGTGTTCTGGCTGGCACGTAAGACCGTGGAGGAGGACGTCATCGATGGCTTCCGCATCCCCGCCGGCACGTCCATGGGCCTGATGCTGCACCACATCCACCGCCACCCGGAGGCATGGGAGGCACCGGAGCGCTTCGACCCGGACCGCTTCACGCCGGAGCGCTCGGCGGGCCGCCACAAACACGCCTGGGTGCCCTTCGGCGCGGGCCAGCGGCAGTGCATCGGCAAGGAGTTCGCGCTGATGGAGGCGCAGCTCATCCTCACCCGCCTCGCGCAGCGCTTCCACGTGGAAGCAGTGCCCGGCCGCGTGGCCGAGCTCCTGCTCAGCACCACCCTGCGCGCGAAGTCAGGCGTCTGGGTGAAGCTCACCCGGCGCTGA
- a CDS encoding Kelch repeat-containing protein, which yields MKTFKLSVLLMMSVFVAAGCGEEAPGQSPVSPREPRGAALEGASPWFINSSMEMARQLHTATVLGSGEVLVAGGNNDDQYALQEAELYNPYADSWYPTGSLGLARWGHTAVELGSGEVLVAGGYSPQGWTATAESYDPRTGTWSWTGSMNEPRLFHTMTRLESGHVLVTGGFSGSGILASAELYDPSTGTWSKTGAMNVPRAEHMATLLYTGEVLVTGGWNAQGSVLNSAELYDPRTGRWTRLGSMLAPRMGHSATMLYSGKVLVAGGVEGYADGSAELYDPYNKRWSALPPMNVPRVGHLATQLYSGEILVTGGVGDLDYESRAELYDPVSNAWLPAGSVSRAHTFHTATRLHTGEVLVTGGQDYDGVHAGVERYRR from the coding sequence ATGAAGACGTTCAAGTTGTCCGTATTGCTGATGATGAGTGTATTCGTCGCCGCAGGCTGCGGGGAGGAGGCTCCCGGCCAGTCGCCAGTTTCCCCGCGGGAGCCGCGCGGCGCCGCCCTCGAGGGGGCGTCGCCGTGGTTCATCAACTCCTCGATGGAGATGGCGCGCCAGCTCCATACCGCCACCGTGCTGGGCTCGGGCGAGGTGCTCGTGGCGGGTGGCAACAACGACGACCAGTACGCCCTCCAGGAGGCGGAGCTGTACAACCCCTACGCGGACTCCTGGTATCCCACGGGCTCTCTGGGCCTCGCGCGCTGGGGCCACACCGCGGTGGAGCTCGGCTCGGGCGAGGTGCTCGTGGCCGGAGGCTACTCCCCCCAGGGATGGACCGCGACCGCCGAGTCGTATGATCCACGGACGGGCACGTGGAGCTGGACGGGCTCCATGAACGAGCCACGCCTCTTCCACACCATGACGCGGCTCGAGTCGGGCCATGTGCTGGTGACGGGGGGGTTCAGCGGCAGTGGCATCCTGGCGAGCGCGGAGCTGTACGATCCGAGCACGGGCACGTGGAGCAAGACGGGCGCCATGAACGTGCCGCGCGCGGAGCACATGGCCACGCTGCTCTACACGGGTGAGGTGCTGGTGACGGGCGGTTGGAACGCGCAGGGCTCCGTGCTCAACTCGGCGGAGCTGTACGACCCTCGCACGGGCAGGTGGACGCGGCTGGGCTCCATGTTGGCGCCGCGCATGGGCCACTCCGCCACCATGCTGTACTCGGGCAAGGTGCTCGTCGCTGGCGGGGTAGAGGGCTACGCGGACGGCTCCGCGGAGTTGTACGACCCGTACAACAAGAGGTGGTCCGCGCTGCCCCCCATGAACGTGCCGCGCGTGGGTCATCTCGCCACCCAGCTCTACTCGGGAGAGATCCTGGTGACGGGCGGCGTCGGCGACTTGGACTATGAGTCGCGCGCGGAACTGTACGACCCCGTGAGCAATGCCTGGCTTCCCGCGGGCTCCGTGAGCCGGGCCCACACCTTCCATACCGCGACGCGGCTCCACACCGGAGAGGTGTTGGTGACAGGTGGCCAGGACTACGATGGGGTGCACGCGGGAGTGGAGCGCTACCGCCGCTGA
- a CDS encoding aldehyde dehydrogenase family protein: MAPLPARCPVSKVLIASAQWNLLLSRVRALAPEAFDSQGRVLNLVAREWGYPGHGKPYLSPVDGSQLASLPMLDLATATYAVTSAAAEAEEWARVDLDTRKERVSACLDLLRENHELLAFLLTWEIGKPVPQSRLSVERCISGVKWYVENIDSMLEGRGPLGLISNIASWNYPMSVLMHAVLVQVLAGNAVIAKSPTDGGLLTLTLSMAFARRCGLPVSLVSGSGGKLSEALVRNPHIACLSFVGGKANGRDIAASLYDRKKRYMLEMEGVNTYGLWRFSDWNGLAKQLKKGFEYGKQRCTAYPRFVVERGLVPHFLEMYLPLLASLKVGHPLLGDKPEAAPPAVDFGPLINSQKVEELHGMMSEAESKGAIPLYKCRLESDMFLPGQDVSAYLGPCAFLHVPRNCRLYHNEPFGPVDSIVVVDTEEELITEMNVSNGALVASIACDEPGTARRIASELRAFKVGINAVRSRGDREETFGGIGQSWQGCFVGGTYLVQAVTQGPPGERLFGNFPDYTLLPEKR; this comes from the coding sequence ATGGCGCCGCTTCCTGCGAGGTGCCCTGTGTCCAAGGTCTTGATTGCTTCCGCTCAATGGAACCTCCTCCTGTCACGCGTGCGTGCTCTCGCACCCGAGGCCTTCGACAGCCAGGGCCGGGTGCTCAACCTGGTTGCACGCGAATGGGGCTATCCGGGTCACGGAAAGCCCTACCTCTCTCCGGTGGATGGCTCCCAGCTGGCCTCGCTGCCCATGCTCGACCTGGCGACCGCCACGTACGCGGTGACCTCCGCGGCCGCCGAGGCCGAGGAATGGGCCCGGGTGGACCTCGACACGCGCAAGGAGCGGGTCAGCGCCTGCCTGGACCTCCTGCGCGAGAACCACGAGCTGCTCGCATTTCTCCTCACCTGGGAAATTGGTAAGCCCGTGCCGCAATCGCGGCTCAGCGTGGAGCGGTGCATCTCCGGCGTGAAGTGGTACGTGGAGAACATCGACTCCATGCTGGAGGGCCGTGGACCGCTGGGGCTCATCTCCAATATTGCTTCGTGGAACTACCCCATGTCGGTGCTGATGCATGCCGTGCTGGTGCAGGTGCTCGCCGGCAATGCCGTCATCGCCAAGTCTCCCACCGATGGAGGGCTGCTGACGCTCACCCTCTCGATGGCCTTCGCGCGCCGCTGCGGGCTCCCGGTGTCACTGGTGAGCGGCTCTGGAGGAAAGCTCAGCGAGGCCCTGGTGAGGAACCCGCACATCGCGTGCCTGTCCTTCGTTGGCGGCAAGGCCAACGGGCGCGACATCGCCGCGAGCCTCTATGACCGCAAGAAGCGGTACATGCTGGAGATGGAGGGGGTCAACACCTACGGCCTCTGGCGCTTCAGCGATTGGAACGGGCTGGCGAAGCAACTCAAGAAGGGCTTCGAGTATGGAAAGCAGCGCTGCACGGCCTACCCGCGGTTCGTGGTGGAACGCGGCCTGGTGCCCCACTTCCTCGAGATGTACCTGCCCCTGCTCGCGTCGCTGAAGGTGGGCCACCCGTTGCTGGGGGACAAACCGGAGGCGGCGCCCCCCGCGGTCGATTTCGGACCCCTCATCAACAGCCAGAAGGTCGAGGAGTTGCACGGCATGATGAGTGAGGCCGAATCCAAGGGAGCCATCCCCCTGTACAAGTGCCGGCTGGAGTCGGACATGTTCCTGCCGGGCCAGGACGTGTCGGCCTACCTCGGGCCCTGCGCCTTCCTCCACGTGCCGAGGAACTGCCGCCTCTACCACAACGAGCCGTTCGGCCCGGTGGACTCCATCGTGGTCGTGGACACGGAGGAGGAGCTCATCACGGAGATGAACGTCTCCAACGGTGCGCTCGTGGCCTCCATCGCCTGTGATGAGCCCGGGACGGCCCGGCGCATCGCCTCCGAGCTGCGCGCCTTCAAGGTGGGCATCAACGCCGTGCGCTCGCGCGGAGACCGGGAGGAGACCTTTGGTGGCATCGGCCAGTCCTGGCAGGGCTGCTTCGTGGGAGGCACCTACCTGGTGCAGGCCGTGACCCAGGGCCCCCCTGGCGAGCGGCTCTTCGGCAACTTCCCCGACTACACCCTGCTGCCGGAGAAGCGTTAG
- a CDS encoding trifunctional serine/threonine-protein kinase/ATP-binding protein/sensor histidine kinase, whose product MVNVPGYTLLDTLKSTGASILYNARRDADRLPVIVKMPVAQHSGAREAERYRREHAILHKLRDVRGVARTLGCEQSQGRPVLLLEGAGGKALSEGVGRPLGVERFLELAISLSETLAEIHRHGVIHKDLKPSNLILLPSGEARIIDFGTAILQTVEHVDAVSTTLIEGTPAYMSPEQTGRMNRSVDHRSDLYSLGVTFYELLTGTLPFHGRDALEWFHAHMAQLPRPPHERVPGLPPVLSAIVMKLLAKVAEERYQSAEGLKADLERCRDDLRRGVREEFPLGAHDISPHFQMPQRLYGRDTQVATLVSAFERISQGGSPELLLISGYSGIGKSAVVHELYRPVAQRRGIFLQGKFDQFQRGIPYATLAQAIRGLVQQLLAGTDAELEVWRERLREAWEGHGQLLVELVPQLELVVGKQPPLPELPPTEAQARFNRVFQRFLGAVSTSEHPLVVFLDDLQWADPASLRLIQHLISHPDTPPLLLVGAYRDNEVSPSHPLMLARQEMLKERVRVTDIRLEPLSLEQLQRLIADALPGAGQELIEPLSAQVHEKTGGNPFFFIQLMRTLNQDGLLTRTPEGSWRWDAEGVRARGYSDNVVDFMAGKLRQLPEVTQHLLSLSACAGNVFPLQTLSIISDLPVGEVERGLESALQDGQLMRSGSEQYRFLHDRIQQAAHALIPEEQRKAVHLRIGRLLRASLSPEEMRERVFDVVNQLNAGAELILAPEERHDVARLNAEAGRKAQASTAHRSAVSYFTAALQLLPGDSWEREHAFTFELHLQRAISEFMSGNPAGARQLSLTLRPRARTPAEIAAVTCLRGDIHVAANESEEAVACLLDGLAALGMPMSPHPSWDEVLAANEEVWALMGERSIESLVDLPLMTDPDTKAAMNILSALFAPALFTDLNLLILHLSRMVLLCLRHGNTESAVNGYAWYGLMQGHCFKKYREGHAFASLACAIVECHDFSVSRGKALYGMELVNHWTRPLSISVELIREAFQHAVPAGDFQTACYCCNHTVTDLLALGHSLEEVYQESVARLDFVRKAGLQASQDVIVFSQRYVQQLRGLSPSFGSLSGEDFQEESFEALMVSAPVSTVMCWYLILKLQARFMSGAYEEARQALVRAGKILWSSVGHIQLFDYHLYSALTLAACYEDATPETRREYLEALRRHHAQLEEWASHCPENFRAAERLVSAELARCLGMQDEAMYAYDAALQAAREHGFLQNAGLAAELAARFWRERRVPTIALPYAREARDAYRKWGAEGKVRHLEERWPLLVASVEGLDSTSHDTSSTQLDALSVVKAQQAISGEIVLERLVTTLMEVAIENAGAQRGALLLPHGNSLRIAAISNDSEDGVQVFPEEEAHPECLPLTLLAYVRRTCEHVLIGDASRPHSFSSDAYLERGLARAVLCLPLMRKEGLAGVLYLENRLAAEAFTPSRLTLLGHIASQAAISIENARLYDEVQRAETALRHAKDELERRVDERTQELKQTQVRLVETARAVGMTEIASNVLHNVGNVLTSAVVNMEMTRQAVGASRIVRVRQVATLLEEHRGQLADFFTKDPRGERLIEYLSALADELLTEQTDLQENLEAMNRHIEHIRAIVQVQQTYAKTSLLLEECDLAQLVDDALRIQQEALKRHGVDVTLQIDRVPRVRLDKHKVLQILINLISNARFALDGMPEGQRRMTVRLTAGNGHACLQVVDNGIGIEPEVQAKLFSHGFTTRKDGHGFGLHSSALAAQMLGGSLTLESEGPYRGATATLEIPLTPDTV is encoded by the coding sequence ATGGTGAACGTTCCTGGCTACACCCTCCTCGACACGCTCAAGTCGACGGGGGCAAGCATCCTCTACAACGCGAGGCGGGACGCCGATCGCCTGCCTGTCATCGTCAAGATGCCGGTGGCGCAGCACTCCGGTGCTCGGGAGGCCGAGCGCTACCGGCGGGAACACGCCATCCTGCACAAGCTCCGGGACGTGCGCGGCGTCGCCAGGACCCTGGGGTGCGAGCAGAGCCAGGGACGCCCGGTGCTCCTGCTGGAGGGCGCTGGTGGCAAGGCCCTGTCCGAGGGCGTTGGCCGTCCGCTGGGGGTGGAGCGGTTCCTGGAGCTGGCCATCTCCCTGTCGGAGACCCTGGCGGAGATCCACCGTCACGGCGTCATCCACAAGGACCTCAAGCCCTCCAACCTCATCCTCCTGCCCTCGGGCGAGGCGCGCATCATCGACTTCGGGACGGCCATCCTCCAGACGGTGGAGCACGTGGACGCGGTGTCCACCACGCTCATCGAGGGGACGCCGGCCTACATGTCCCCGGAGCAGACCGGGCGGATGAACCGCTCGGTGGATCACCGCAGCGACCTCTACTCCCTGGGGGTGACGTTCTACGAGCTCCTCACGGGCACGCTGCCCTTCCACGGCCGCGACGCGCTCGAGTGGTTCCACGCGCACATGGCCCAGCTCCCGAGGCCTCCGCACGAGCGTGTTCCGGGCCTCCCTCCCGTCCTGTCCGCCATCGTGATGAAGCTCCTGGCCAAGGTGGCCGAGGAGCGCTACCAGAGCGCGGAGGGGCTGAAGGCGGACCTCGAGCGGTGCCGGGACGACCTGCGCCGGGGCGTGCGCGAGGAGTTCCCGCTGGGCGCGCACGACATCTCCCCCCACTTCCAGATGCCCCAGCGGCTCTACGGGCGCGACACGCAGGTCGCCACCCTGGTGAGCGCCTTCGAGCGGATCTCCCAGGGAGGGAGCCCGGAGCTGCTCCTCATCAGCGGCTACTCGGGCATCGGGAAGTCCGCGGTGGTCCATGAGCTGTACCGGCCGGTCGCGCAGCGGCGCGGCATCTTCCTCCAGGGCAAGTTCGACCAGTTCCAGCGGGGCATTCCCTACGCCACCCTGGCCCAGGCCATCCGCGGTCTGGTGCAGCAACTGCTGGCCGGTACCGACGCGGAGCTCGAGGTCTGGCGCGAGCGCCTGCGGGAGGCCTGGGAGGGACATGGACAGCTCCTCGTGGAGCTGGTTCCGCAGTTGGAGCTCGTCGTGGGCAAGCAGCCCCCGCTCCCGGAGCTTCCACCCACCGAGGCGCAGGCCCGCTTCAACCGCGTCTTCCAGCGGTTCCTCGGCGCCGTCTCCACGTCCGAGCACCCCCTCGTCGTGTTCCTGGACGACCTGCAGTGGGCGGACCCGGCCAGCCTCCGGCTCATCCAGCACCTCATCTCCCATCCGGACACCCCACCGCTGTTGCTGGTGGGGGCCTACCGGGACAACGAGGTCTCCCCGTCCCACCCGCTGATGCTGGCACGCCAGGAGATGCTCAAGGAGCGTGTCCGGGTGACCGACATCCGGCTCGAACCGTTGAGCCTGGAGCAGCTCCAGCGGCTCATCGCCGACGCACTCCCGGGCGCGGGCCAGGAGCTCATCGAGCCCCTCTCCGCCCAGGTGCACGAGAAGACCGGCGGCAACCCGTTCTTCTTCATCCAGCTGATGCGGACGCTGAACCAGGACGGGCTGCTGACCCGCACGCCCGAGGGCTCCTGGCGGTGGGATGCCGAAGGCGTCCGGGCGCGGGGCTACTCCGACAACGTCGTCGACTTCATGGCGGGCAAGCTGCGCCAGCTCCCCGAGGTGACGCAGCACCTGCTGAGCCTGTCGGCCTGCGCGGGCAATGTCTTCCCCCTCCAGACGCTCTCCATCATCTCCGACCTGCCGGTGGGGGAGGTGGAGCGGGGGCTCGAGTCCGCGCTCCAGGATGGCCAGTTGATGCGCAGCGGCTCGGAGCAGTACCGCTTCCTCCACGACCGCATCCAGCAGGCCGCCCATGCCCTCATCCCCGAGGAGCAGCGCAAGGCCGTCCACCTGCGCATCGGCCGCCTGCTGCGGGCGAGCCTGTCCCCGGAGGAGATGCGGGAGCGGGTCTTCGACGTCGTGAACCAGCTCAACGCCGGAGCGGAGCTGATCCTCGCACCCGAGGAGCGCCACGACGTGGCACGTCTGAACGCCGAGGCGGGCAGGAAGGCCCAGGCCTCGACCGCGCACCGCTCGGCCGTCTCCTATTTCACGGCGGCCCTCCAGCTCCTCCCGGGGGACTCCTGGGAGCGGGAGCACGCCTTCACCTTCGAGCTGCACCTCCAGCGGGCCATCAGCGAGTTCATGAGTGGCAACCCGGCCGGGGCACGCCAGCTCTCGTTGACACTCCGTCCCAGGGCTCGTACCCCCGCGGAGATCGCCGCGGTCACCTGTTTGCGCGGTGACATCCACGTCGCCGCCAACGAGAGTGAGGAGGCCGTCGCCTGTCTGTTGGATGGACTGGCCGCGCTGGGCATGCCCATGTCGCCCCATCCCTCATGGGACGAGGTGTTGGCGGCCAACGAGGAGGTGTGGGCCCTGATGGGGGAGCGCTCCATCGAGAGCCTCGTCGACCTGCCCCTGATGACGGATCCGGACACGAAGGCGGCGATGAACATCCTCTCCGCCCTGTTCGCGCCAGCGCTCTTCACCGACCTCAACCTGCTCATCCTCCACCTCTCCCGGATGGTCCTCCTGTGCCTGCGTCACGGCAACACCGAGTCCGCCGTGAACGGGTATGCCTGGTACGGGCTGATGCAGGGACATTGCTTCAAGAAGTACCGGGAGGGGCATGCTTTCGCATCGCTCGCCTGTGCGATCGTCGAGTGCCACGACTTCTCCGTCTCCAGGGGCAAGGCGCTCTACGGCATGGAGCTGGTCAACCACTGGACGCGGCCCCTCTCCATTTCGGTGGAGCTCATCCGCGAGGCCTTCCAGCACGCGGTCCCGGCCGGTGACTTCCAGACCGCCTGCTATTGCTGCAACCACACCGTCACCGACCTGCTGGCCCTGGGGCACTCGCTGGAAGAGGTCTACCAGGAGTCGGTCGCACGCCTCGACTTCGTGCGCAAGGCCGGCCTCCAGGCCTCGCAGGACGTCATCGTCTTCTCCCAGCGCTACGTGCAGCAGCTGCGCGGCCTCTCGCCCTCGTTCGGTTCGTTGAGCGGTGAGGATTTCCAGGAGGAGTCCTTCGAGGCCCTCATGGTCTCGGCCCCCGTGTCCACCGTGATGTGCTGGTACTTGATCCTCAAGCTCCAGGCGCGCTTCATGAGCGGCGCGTACGAGGAGGCACGCCAGGCCTTGGTCAGAGCCGGGAAGATCCTCTGGTCCTCGGTCGGCCACATCCAACTGTTCGACTACCACCTCTACAGCGCGCTGACCCTGGCCGCCTGCTACGAGGACGCGACCCCGGAGACGCGGCGGGAGTACCTCGAGGCCCTGCGGCGGCACCACGCGCAGCTCGAGGAGTGGGCGAGCCACTGCCCCGAGAACTTCCGCGCGGCCGAACGGCTGGTCTCGGCGGAGCTGGCCCGCTGCCTGGGCATGCAGGACGAGGCGATGTACGCCTACGATGCGGCGCTCCAAGCCGCCCGCGAGCATGGCTTCCTCCAGAACGCGGGCCTCGCCGCCGAGCTCGCGGCGCGGTTCTGGCGCGAGCGGCGCGTCCCCACCATCGCCCTGCCGTATGCCCGCGAGGCCCGCGATGCGTACCGGAAGTGGGGTGCCGAAGGAAAGGTCCGGCACCTGGAGGAGCGGTGGCCCCTGCTCGTGGCCTCGGTGGAGGGCTTGGACTCTACCTCCCACGACACGAGCTCGACGCAGCTCGACGCGCTCTCCGTGGTGAAGGCCCAGCAGGCCATCTCCGGAGAGATCGTCCTGGAGCGGCTGGTGACCACGTTGATGGAGGTCGCCATCGAGAACGCCGGCGCCCAGCGCGGTGCCCTCCTGCTGCCGCATGGCAACTCGCTCCGGATCGCCGCCATCTCCAACGACTCGGAGGATGGCGTCCAGGTGTTCCCGGAAGAGGAGGCCCACCCCGAGTGCCTGCCCCTGACCCTGCTCGCCTACGTGCGGCGCACGTGCGAGCACGTGCTCATCGGCGATGCCTCGCGGCCCCATTCCTTCTCGTCCGATGCGTACCTCGAGCGGGGCCTGGCCCGCGCGGTGCTCTGCCTGCCCCTGATGCGCAAGGAGGGGCTCGCCGGCGTGCTGTACCTGGAGAACCGCCTGGCCGCCGAGGCCTTCACTCCGTCCCGTCTCACGCTGCTCGGGCACATCGCCTCCCAGGCCGCCATCTCCATCGAGAACGCGCGGCTCTATGACGAGGTCCAGCGCGCCGAGACCGCCCTGCGTCATGCCAAGGACGAGCTCGAGCGGCGGGTGGACGAGCGCACGCAGGAGCTCAAGCAGACCCAGGTCCGGCTCGTGGAGACGGCGCGCGCGGTGGGCATGACGGAGATCGCCTCCAACGTGTTGCACAACGTGGGCAACGTCCTCACCAGCGCCGTCGTCAACATGGAGATGACCCGTCAGGCCGTGGGCGCCTCACGGATCGTCCGGGTGAGACAGGTGGCCACGTTGCTGGAGGAGCACCGCGGGCAGCTGGCGGACTTCTTCACGAAGGATCCGCGTGGCGAGCGGCTGATCGAATACCTCTCCGCCCTCGCGGATGAGCTCCTGACCGAGCAGACGGACCTGCAGGAGAACCTGGAGGCGATGAACCGGCACATCGAGCACATCCGCGCCATCGTCCAGGTGCAGCAGACCTACGCGAAGACCTCGCTCCTGCTGGAGGAGTGTGACCTCGCGCAGCTCGTCGACGATGCCCTGCGCATCCAGCAGGAGGCGCTCAAGCGCCATGGCGTCGACGTCACCCTCCAGATCGATCGCGTCCCCCGGGTGCGGTTGGACAAACACAAGGTGTTGCAAATCCTCATCAACCTCATCAGCAACGCCAGGTTCGCCCTGGATGGGATGCCCGAGGGACAGCGGCGGATGACCGTGCGGCTCACCGCCGGGAATGGGCATGCGTGCCTCCAGGTGGTGGACAATGGCATCGGCATCGAGCCGGAGGTCCAGGCGAAGCTCTTCTCGCACGGCTTCACCACCCGCAAGGACGGTCACGGCTTCGGCCTGCACTCGAGCGCGCTGGCGGCGCAGATGCTGGGTGGAAGCCTGACACTCGAGAGCGAGGGGCCGTACCGGGGGGCCACGGCCACCCTGGAGATTCCCCTCACTCCAGACACGGTATGA
- the ercA gene encoding alcohol dehydrogenase-like regulatory protein ErcA, translated as MTTPSTELRKFVAPEIVYGPGSRSLVGRYARNLGATRVLVVSDPGVVLAGWLRDAFASLEREGVLYHLFADVSPNPRAQEVHRGVEVYQQEHCDALVAVGGGSPMDCAKGIGIVLANKENILTFEGVDRIARPIPPLVCVPTTAGSSADVSQFAIITDTERRLKVSIISKAIVPDISLVDCDTTRTLTPFLIACSGMDAFVHGIEAFVSNAHSTLTDVYALAAISLIWNNLPAAMENPLDEAARRHLMEGSLEAGLAFSNTSLGAVHAMAHAMGGLVDNPHGEANTLLVDHVVAFNYEAAPERFDLIAEKLGLEPARLAPGRRKEALLTAIRQLKHSSGLAPRLRDKGISRSDIPFLARNALADPCMATNPRRMTLRDVEVLYEQAF; from the coding sequence ATGACGACGCCGAGTACAGAGCTCCGAAAGTTCGTCGCGCCCGAGATCGTCTACGGCCCGGGTTCGAGGAGTCTGGTCGGCCGCTATGCGCGTAACCTTGGCGCGACCCGGGTCCTCGTCGTGTCCGATCCCGGCGTGGTCCTGGCGGGCTGGCTTCGGGATGCCTTTGCGTCACTGGAGCGAGAGGGGGTGCTCTATCACCTCTTCGCGGACGTGAGCCCCAACCCCCGGGCCCAGGAGGTACATCGGGGAGTCGAGGTCTACCAGCAAGAGCACTGTGATGCCCTGGTGGCCGTCGGGGGCGGAAGCCCCATGGACTGTGCGAAGGGGATTGGCATCGTCCTGGCCAACAAGGAGAACATCCTCACGTTCGAGGGCGTGGATCGGATCGCCAGGCCCATCCCTCCGCTCGTCTGCGTCCCGACAACCGCGGGGAGCTCGGCGGATGTCTCCCAGTTCGCGATCATCACGGACACCGAGCGCCGTCTGAAGGTCTCCATCATCAGCAAGGCGATCGTCCCCGATATCTCGCTCGTCGACTGCGATACCACGAGGACGCTCACGCCCTTTCTCATCGCCTGCAGCGGCATGGACGCCTTCGTGCACGGAATCGAGGCCTTTGTCTCGAATGCCCACTCGACACTCACGGATGTGTATGCGCTCGCGGCGATCTCGCTCATCTGGAACAACCTGCCAGCGGCCATGGAGAACCCTCTCGATGAGGCCGCTCGCCGTCATTTGATGGAAGGCAGCCTCGAGGCCGGGCTCGCTTTTTCGAACACCTCGCTCGGTGCCGTGCATGCCATGGCCCATGCCATGGGAGGGCTCGTCGACAACCCTCACGGGGAAGCAAACACCCTCCTCGTCGACCACGTCGTGGCCTTCAACTACGAGGCGGCACCCGAGCGCTTCGACCTCATCGCGGAGAAGCTGGGGCTCGAGCCCGCCAGACTCGCGCCGGGCAGGCGCAAGGAGGCGCTTCTCACCGCGATCCGGCAACTCAAGCACAGCTCGGGCCTGGCTCCGAGGCTGCGGGACAAGGGAATCTCACGCTCCGATATTCCCTTCCTCGCCCGGAATGCCCTCGCGGACCCGTGCATGGCAACGAACCCACGTCGCATGACACTCCGCGACGTGGAGGTGCTGTATGAACAAGCCTTTTGA